One Cucurbita pepo subsp. pepo cultivar mu-cu-16 chromosome LG20, ASM280686v2, whole genome shotgun sequence genomic window carries:
- the LOC111783034 gene encoding protein indeterminate-domain 2-like, with protein sequence MMSEFDALSGLSTISNLIGQHHPNPNPNPVLVPLKKKRNLPGTPDPDAEVIAMSPKSLMAKNRFICEICKKGFQRDQNLQLHRRGHNLPWKLRQRTSNEVRKKVYVCPEKSCVHHDPSRALGDLTGIKKHYSRKHGEKKWKCEKCSKKYAVQSDWKAHSKICGTKEYKCDCGTLFSRKDSFITHRAFCDALAEENSRISTVSTLNHHPTFINNFSPSPSSSSLIFRPNFPTTTVNHSNVISDHGGDDHKPRQLPLSPPQLPLWLDPPQNPNPFFSTAFSDHPPLFLPENQQSFFSEPLTTTSSYPPPPHMSATALLQKASQMGPTRTPPTPPILFNNTTAVTAYGMNNSAAATAVMSDGRPMMKPIMGGAKEEIGGQNLTRDFLGVGNQPVHLTPAGSNQYSDQSRRH encoded by the exons ATGATGTCTGAATTTGATGCTCTTTCTGGTCTCTCCACAATCAGCAATCTTATTGGTCAACACCATCCTAATCCCAACCCTAATCCAGTACTTGTTCCTCttaagaagaagaggaatttACCAGGAACTCCAG ATCCCGATGCAGAAGTAATAGCAATGTCACCAAAGTCTCTAATGGCGAAGAATAGATTCATTTGTGAGATATGCAAAAAGGGATTTCAAAGAGACCAGAATTTGCAGCTCCACCGGCGAGGGCACAACCTGCCATGGAAGCTCCGGCAGAGGACGAGCAACGAGGTGAGGAAGAAGGTGTACGTGTGCCCGGAGAAGAGTTGTGTTCACCACGACCCGTCGAGAGCGCTCGGCGACCTCACCGGAATCAAGAAACACTACAGCCGGAAGCACGGTGAGAAGAAGTGGAAGTGTGAGAAATGCTCTAAGAAGTATGCTGTTCAGTCGGATTGGAAGGCTCATTCCAAAATTTGTGGGACAAAGGAATACAAATGTGACTGTGGGACTCTCTTCTCCAG GAAGGATAGCTTCATCACTCACAGAGCATTTTGTGATGCATTAGCcgaagaaaattcaagaatctCCACAGTTTCAACTCTAAATCATCATCCAACCTTCATCAACAActtttctccttctccttcttcttcttcactaaTTTTCCGGCCAAACTTCCCCACCACCACCGTGAATCACTCCAATGTTATCTCTGACCATGGCGGCGACGACCACAAGCCCCGGCAACTGCCACTGTCGCCGCCGCAGCTCCCTCTCTGGCTCGACCCTCCACAAAATCCCAACCCCTTTTTCTCCACCGCCTTCTCCGACCACCCTCCATTATTCTTGCCGGAAAATCAGCAATCTTTCTTTTCCGAGCCACTAACGACGACCTCCTCGTACCCGCCGCCACCCCACATGTCCGCCACCGCGCTCCTCCAGAAAGCATCTCAAATGGGGCCCACCAGAACGCCCCCCACGCCGCCAATTCTCTTCAACAACACCACCGCCGTCACAGCATATGGAATGAACAACTCCGCCGCCGCTACCGCCGTCATGTCGGATGGCCGTCCGATGATGAAGCCGATAATGGGTGGcgcaaaagaagaaattggagGGCAGAATTTAACCAGAGACTTCCTCGGCGTCGGAAATCAGCCGGTGCATCTCACGCCGGCGGGATCCAATCAATACAGTGATCAAAGCCGCCGCCATTAG
- the LOC111783324 gene encoding MLO-like protein 6 translates to MAAAGGGKSLEQTPTWAVAVVCFILLFISIIIEYIIHLIGQWLKKRHKRALFEALEKIKSELMLLGFISLLLTVGQGPISDICIPEHVAATWHPCTKEKEAKMNEDMEKSVEHLANNGRRLLHLNGTGGSFRRVLAAPGGADKCAAKGLVSFISAEGIHQLHIFIFVLAVCHVLYCVLTYALARAKMRSWKTWEKETKTAEYQFSHDPERFRFARDTSFGRRHLNFWTKNSTLMWIVCFFRQFVRSVPKVDYLTLRHGFIMAHLAPQSHTQFDFQKYINRSLEEDFKVVVGISPPIWFFAVLFLLSNTHGWRAYLWLPFIPLIILLLIGTKLQVIITKMALRIQERGEVVKGVPVVEPGDDLFWFNRPRLILYLINFVLFQNAFQVGFFAWTWYEFGLNSCFHEHVEDVVIRISMGVIVQILCSYVTLPLYALVTQMGSTMKPTIFNERVAAALRNWYHTARKHIKHNRGLITPMSSRPTTPTHHMSPVHLLRHYKSEVDSFHNSPRRSPFEPDRWDNDSPSPSRHADGSSSSQPHVEMGSYDKDPIESGLTEVNPVRPSRTRTQHEIDIGHKDFSFDRIE, encoded by the exons ATGGCGGCCGCAGGCGGTGGCAAGTCGCTCGAGCAAACGCCGACGTGGGCCGTGGCCGTCGTCTGCTTCATCTTACTCTTCATCTCCATCATCATCGAATATATAATCCACCTTATCGGACAG tggcTGAAGAAGAGACACAAACGAGCTTTATTTGAAGCTCTTGAGAAGATCAAATCag agCTTATGTTATTGGGATTCATATCGCTGCTTTTAACGGTCGGGCAAGGTCCGATCTCTGACATATGTATTCCTGAACACGTGGCTGCCACGTGGCATCCTTGTacaaaggagaaagaagcgAAGATGAATGAAGATATGGAGAAATCCGTGGAACATTTGGCTAATAATGGCCGGAGACTTCTCCATCTGAACGGAACTGGTGGAAGTTTCAGGCGGGTTTTGGCCGCGCCTGGTGGAGCCGACAAGTGTGCTGCTAAG GGTTTAGTGTCGTTTATTTCAGCGGAAGGAATTCATCAACTTCATATCTTCATATTCGTGTTGGCTGTTTGCCATGTTTTGTATTGTGTTCTAACTTATGCTTTGGCTAGAGCAAAG ATGAGGAGTTGGAAAACATgggaaaaagaaaccaaaacgGCGGAATATCAGTTCTCACACG ATCCCGAGAGATTTAGGTTTGCAAGAGACACCTCGTTCGGGAGAAGACATTTAAACTTCTGGACGAAGAATTCTACCCTAATGTGGATA GTTTGTTTCTTCCGGCAGTTTGTAAGATCGGTTCCAAAAGTTGATTACTTGACGTTACGACATGGATTTATAATG GCACATTTAGCTCCTCAAAGTCATACACAATTCGATTTCCAAAAGTACATTAATCGTTCTCTTGAAGAAGACTTCAAAGTAGTCGTGGGAATCAG CCCACCAATCTGGTTCTTCGCTGTGCTATTCCTCCTCTCAAACACCCACG GTTGGAGGGCATATCTATGGCTGCCATTCATCCCATTAATC ATTCTGCTGCTGATCGGGACGAAGTTGCAGGTGATCATAACGAAGATGGCGCTGAGAATACAAGAGCGAGGCGAAGTGGTGAAGGGCGTGCCGGTGGTGGAGCCTGGCGATGACCTGTTCTGGTTCAATCGCCCTCGCCTCATTCTTTATCTTATTAACTTCGTTCTCTTCCAAAACGCCTTCCAAGTTGGCTTCTTTGCTTGGACTTGG taTGAGTTCGGGCTGAATTCTTGTTTCCACGAGCATGTAGAGGATGTGGTGATCAGAATCTCGATGGG GGTGATTGTACAAATCCTTTGTAGTTATGTAACTCTACCTCTTTATGCATTGGTAACTCag atggGTTCAACAATGAAGCCAACTATATTCAATGAGAGAGTGGCAGCTGCCCTTAGAAATTGGTACCACACGGCTCGAAAGCACATCAAACACAACCGTGGTTTGATCACCCCAATGTCGAGTCGACCCACCACTCCGACTCACCACATGTCACCCGTTCACCTTCTTCGACATTACAAGAGTGAGGTCGATAGCTTCCATAACTCGCCGAGAAGGTCACCGTTTGAACCAGATCGTTGGGACAATGATTCACCGTCCCCTTCTCGTCATGCTGATGGTTCGTCCTCGTCACAACCCCACGTTGAGATGGGAAGCTATGATAAAGATCCAATTGAATCAGGTTTGACTGAAGTTAACCCTGTTCGACCGTCTCGAACGCGCACTCAACATGAGATTGATATTGGTCATAAAGACTTTTCGTTTGATAGAATTGAATGA